A single window of Sphingobacteriales bacterium DNA harbors:
- a CDS encoding DnaJ domain-containing protein — protein MKNYYHILKIEYTANALQIKKAYRDLAKIYHPDSNNDLKNKEIFQDINDAYHILINADSRRSYDEKLKKYYQDLVAINSNSRPHSPREKNRIKYRYTTRPKKEELFIDKYTNYIIAGVFIFTFLFIVSIRALIGVKEDNNNTIIMSNEQSDYTLIRQDSNGNEVSVVLSQRSQVVLDSILNSKRFKNTQQFTQEEIEILNTLQ, from the coding sequence TTGAAGAACTATTACCATATTCTAAAAATTGAATATACTGCAAATGCATTGCAGATTAAGAAAGCATACAGAGACTTAGCAAAAATATATCATCCAGATTCTAATAACGATTTGAAAAACAAAGAGATTTTTCAAGATATTAATGATGCATATCATATACTAATTAATGCTGACTCAAGACGTAGCTATGATGAAAAACTCAAAAAATACTATCAAGATTTAGTAGCAATCAATTCAAATTCACGACCACATTCACCAAGAGAAAAAAATAGAATAAAATATAGGTATACAACAAGACCTAAAAAGGAAGAATTGTTTATTGATAAATACACCAATTATATCATTGCAGGCGTTTTTATATTTACTTTTTTATTTATTGTTTCCATTCGTGCATTAATAGGTGTGAAAGAAGACAACAACAATACGATTATAATGAGCAACGAACAATCTGATTATACATTAATAAGGCAAGATAGCAATGGAAATGAAGTTAGTGTAGTGTTAAGTCAAAGAAGTCAGGTTGTATTAGATTCAATATTAAATTCAAAGCGATTTAAAAATACACAACAATTTACTCAAGAAGAAATAGAAATATTAAACACTCTACAATAA
- a CDS encoding acyl-CoA thioesterase, translating to MANRAMTETLNVQTELIMPGHTNPMGNLMGGNLLSWMDVCSGISAIKLSRNIAVTASLDDVSFKLPIKVGDIVTLRSFVTRTFNTSMEVICEVFIKNIHNNEEVKSHEAFFTFVALDSFGRPTHTDEVFPETDREKELYEQALERREFRLVKAGKIQLSETTVLKNKLI from the coding sequence ATGGCAAATAGAGCAATGACTGAAACACTTAATGTACAAACAGAATTAATTATGCCTGGACATACAAACCCAATGGGAAACTTGATGGGTGGTAATCTTTTGAGTTGGATGGATGTCTGTTCTGGTATTAGCGCAATAAAACTTTCTAGAAATATTGCAGTTACTGCATCTTTAGATGATGTATCATTTAAGCTACCAATAAAAGTTGGCGATATAGTTACATTACGATCATTTGTTACACGCACATTCAATACATCTATGGAAGTAATTTGCGAAGTCTTTATAAAAAATATTCATAACAATGAAGAAGTAAAATCACATGAAGCGTTTTTTACCTTTGTTGCGTTAGATAGTTTTGGTAGACCAACACATACTGACGAAGTTTTTCCTGAAACAGATAGAGAAAAAGAATTGTATGAACAAGCATTAGAACGTCGTGAATTTAGATTAGTAAAAGCTGGAAAAATTCAACTATCAGAAACAACAGTTTTGAAAAATAAATTGATATAA
- the argG gene encoding argininosuccinate synthase has product MNNKVVLAYSGGLDTSYCVKYLREELKLDVYAITVNTGGFSELELKNIEQRAKELGVKEFVVADVLEDYYNKCIKYLLFGNILKNNTYPLSVSAERVFQAMAVADYAKKIDAGHIAHGSTGAGNDQVRFDMIFNIVMPEAKIITPIRDNKLSREEEIEYLKKYGVDIDATKAAYSINQGVWGTSVGGKETLTSRHTLPEHAYPSALENKESTEIVIEYKNGEPIALNGESYQHPTKLILALQKLATPYAIGRDIHVGDTIIGIKGRVGFEAAAPMILIKAHHLLEKHTLTKQQLFWKDQIAQVYGSNLHEGLFYEPLMRDIEAMLTSTQGSVSGKVYVELLPYRFNLIGIESEYDLMSSKFGSYGEMNNSWSGDDVKGFSKIYSNQMMIWKKVNNK; this is encoded by the coding sequence ATGAACAACAAAGTCGTATTAGCATACAGTGGTGGATTAGATACTTCGTATTGCGTAAAATATCTGAGAGAAGAATTAAAATTAGATGTGTATGCAATTACAGTAAATACTGGTGGATTTTCTGAATTGGAATTAAAAAACATTGAGCAAAGAGCAAAAGAACTTGGCGTAAAAGAATTTGTTGTTGCTGATGTATTAGAAGATTATTACAATAAATGTATTAAATATCTTTTATTTGGAAATATATTAAAAAACAATACATATCCACTTTCTGTTTCTGCTGAAAGAGTTTTCCAAGCAATGGCTGTAGCTGACTATGCAAAAAAAATTGACGCAGGACATATTGCACATGGAAGTACTGGCGCTGGAAACGACCAAGTGCGTTTTGATATGATATTTAATATTGTAATGCCTGAAGCCAAAATCATTACTCCTATACGTGATAATAAATTATCAAGAGAAGAAGAGATTGAATATTTGAAAAAATATGGTGTAGATATTGATGCTACAAAAGCTGCATATTCAATTAATCAAGGTGTTTGGGGAACAAGTGTTGGTGGAAAAGAGACATTGACATCAAGACATACTTTGCCTGAGCATGCGTATCCAAGTGCTTTAGAAAATAAGGAAAGTACAGAGATAGTAATAGAATATAAAAATGGAGAACCTATTGCATTAAATGGCGAAAGCTATCAACATCCAACAAAACTTATATTAGCTTTACAAAAATTAGCTACACCTTATGCAATTGGACGAGATATACATGTTGGCGATACAATTATTGGTATCAAAGGTAGAGTTGGTTTTGAGGCTGCTGCACCAATGATATTGATCAAAGCACATCATTTATTGGAAAAGCATACATTGACCAAGCAACAGTTATTTTGGAAAGACCAAATAGCACAAGTATATGGTAGCAACTTACACGAAGGTTTGTTCTACGAACCATTAATGCGTGATATTGAAGCTATGCTTACAAGTACACAAGGTTCTGTTAGTGGAAAAGTTTATGTAGAATTACTTCCTTATAGATTTAATTTAATTGGAATAGAATCTGAATATGATTTAATGAGTAGTAAGTTTGGCAGCTATGGCGAAATGAATAATTCTTGGAGTGGCGATGATGTAAAAGGATTTTCTAAAATCTACTCAAACCAAATGATGATTTGGAAAAAAGTAAATAACAAATAA
- a CDS encoding GNAT family N-acetyltransferase: protein MTKPKFSVLVAEEKHIVYVEEICKLYEESAKKRGTGIAKRKPEYLELKIKEQKGIIAITEDNQVAGFCYIETWEGKNYVANSGLIVKEEFRNFGLAKRIKRFVFEYTTRKYQNSKIFGITTSLAVMKMNSDLGYKPVTFSELTKDDAFWSGCQSCKNFDILTRTERTNCLCTAMLYNPKESKKKEFVKAITTVDKKIPQKLKSTKSQRIKEVKTAGKSKANKKKTSAI from the coding sequence ATTACTAAGCCAAAATTTTCAGTGCTTGTAGCAGAAGAAAAGCACATCGTATATGTTGAAGAGATTTGTAAACTATATGAAGAGTCTGCAAAAAAGCGTGGTACAGGAATTGCAAAAAGAAAACCTGAATATTTAGAATTAAAAATAAAAGAACAAAAAGGTATAATTGCAATTACTGAAGATAACCAAGTAGCAGGCTTTTGCTATATTGAAACTTGGGAAGGGAAAAACTATGTTGCCAATTCTGGATTGATAGTAAAAGAAGAATTTAGAAATTTTGGATTAGCAAAAAGAATCAAAAGATTTGTATTTGAATATACAACGCGTAAATATCAAAACTCAAAGATATTTGGTATTACCACAAGTTTGGCTGTTATGAAGATGAATTCAGATTTAGGCTACAAACCGGTAACTTTTTCTGAGCTGACCAAAGATGATGCATTTTGGAGTGGTTGCCAAAGTTGTAAAAATTTTGATATACTTACAAGAACTGAACGCACCAATTGTTTGTGTACAGCCATGTTGTATAATCCTAAAGAATCAAAAAAGAAAGAATTTGTAAAAGCTATTACAACTGTTGATAAGAAGATTCCACAGAAATTAAAATCTACAAAATCTCAAAGAATAAAAGAAGTAAAAACAGCAGGAAAAAGCAAAGCAAATAAGAAAAAAACAAGTGCTATTTAA
- a CDS encoding PhoD-like phosphatase N-terminal domain-containing protein, translating to MYNKLYLLLIIIASISNLFAQGEYSQRSAAEESLAPFYHGVASGDPTPNAVIIWTRVTTDLPGQISGTWKVALDTNMTNVVQQGTFSTDSSRDYTVKIDVSELEPNTWYFL from the coding sequence ATGTATAATAAACTATATCTATTACTTATCATAATTGCAAGTATTAGCAATTTATTCGCACAAGGCGAATATTCTCAACGTTCTGCTGCCGAAGAAAGTTTAGCACCATTTTATCATGGTGTCGCATCTGGTGATCCAACACCAAACGCAGTAATAATTTGGACAAGAGTTACAACTGATTTGCCAGGACAAATATCTGGAACTTGGAAAGTTGCGTTAGATACAAATATGACAAATGTAGTACAGCAAGGAACTTTTAGCACAGATAGTTCAAGAGATTATACAGTAAAAATAGATGTATCAGAATTAGAACCAAATACATGGTACTTTTTATGA
- a CDS encoding alkaline phosphatase D family protein produces MRGRTKTAPVGGVDQMRFAFVSCSNYPAGYFNAYNRIWERNDVDAVLHLGDYIYEYGGAEYGTTRKDQLPATEIKTLEDYRLRHSTYKLDPALRTLHQNFPFITVWDDHETANNSYKDGAQNHTPSTEGNWYVRKSNGQRAYDEWLPIRLPEAGNPNKIWRKYNYGNLVDIFMLDTRLYDRSYEEIDRNDTTKKLLGDEQMEWLKNGLINSTAKWKVLGQQVMMGNLDPLGIVVNNDQWDGYPTERKKLYDIILDNNVKNVIVLTGDIHTAWAMDLPYKKETYKANTGAGSVGVEFVTTSITSSASPVPLEPLYPLVSVILPHIKYVDLFKKGYGILDLKQNQAQGDFYSVNRIDKLDAGQRYERGYYTVDNTRWIKKATQATIKTIPNIYLAPTTPRIESTTPIRNNTLNATILGIYPNPFVQDVYVQYNIFQTSEVKIELIDMLGNIIFAKNKGLQPKGLYNETLNIENIASGNYRLIIRSGNNVIQKSVQKF; encoded by the coding sequence TTGCGAGGCAGGACAAAAACAGCACCAGTTGGTGGCGTAGACCAAATGAGATTTGCATTTGTTTCTTGTTCAAATTATCCAGCTGGATATTTTAATGCATATAATAGAATTTGGGAACGCAATGATGTTGATGCAGTATTACATCTTGGAGATTACATATACGAATATGGTGGTGCAGAATATGGTACAACAAGAAAAGACCAATTACCAGCAACAGAAATTAAGACATTAGAAGATTATAGATTAAGACATTCTACATATAAATTAGATCCAGCACTTAGAACTTTACATCAAAATTTTCCATTTATTACAGTTTGGGACGACCATGAAACTGCAAATAATTCATACAAAGATGGTGCACAAAACCATACACCAAGCACAGAAGGAAATTGGTATGTAAGAAAAAGCAATGGACAAAGAGCATATGATGAGTGGTTGCCTATACGTCTGCCTGAAGCTGGAAATCCAAATAAAATTTGGAGAAAATATAATTATGGCAATCTGGTAGATATTTTTATGTTAGACACACGATTATATGATAGAAGCTACGAAGAAATAGATAGAAATGATACTACCAAAAAATTATTAGGTGATGAACAAATGGAATGGTTGAAAAATGGACTAATTAATTCAACTGCCAAATGGAAAGTACTTGGACAGCAAGTAATGATGGGCAACTTAGATCCATTGGGTATCGTAGTAAATAATGACCAATGGGATGGATATCCAACAGAAAGAAAAAAACTATACGATATTATTTTAGATAATAATGTAAAAAATGTAATTGTATTGACTGGCGATATCCATACAGCATGGGCAATGGATTTGCCATATAAAAAAGAAACATATAAAGCAAATACTGGAGCTGGTTCAGTTGGTGTAGAATTTGTAACGACAAGCATTACATCTTCAGCATCGCCTGTACCATTAGAACCTTTGTATCCTTTGGTTTCTGTTATTCTGCCACATATTAAATATGTAGATTTATTTAAAAAAGGATATGGAATTTTAGACTTAAAGCAAAATCAAGCGCAAGGTGATTTCTATTCTGTGAACAGAATTGATAAATTAGATGCTGGACAAAGATATGAAAGAGGATACTATACCGTAGATAATACAAGATGGATAAAAAAAGCAACACAAGCTACAATAAAAACAATACCTAATATCTATCTTGCACCAACAACACCAAGAATTGAATCAACAACACCTATTAGAAATAATACATTGAATGCAACAATTTTAGGAATTTATCCAAATCCATTTGTACAAGACGTATATGTACAATATAACATTTTCCAAACATCAGAAGTAAAAATTGAATTGATTGATATGTTAGGAAATATTATCTTTGCAAAGAATAAAGGATTACAACCAAAAGGATTATATAACGAAACACTAAATATTGAAAATATTGCATCTGGTAATTATAGATTAATTATAAGAAGCGGAAATAATGTGATACAAAAAAGTGTTCAAAAATTTTAG
- a CDS encoding putative metal-dependent hydrolase: MDKNIFPIGKFTFDENTAKKNIKQYIKDIEELPKLLKVALKKVDKKNKNTSYRDGGWTIEQIIHHTADSHMNAFIRFKLALTETAPIIKPYSQNLFAETTDIFASDLKSSYRILKGLHKRWSVLLQNMSDSDFKNYYVHPEYKVEFSLLHALALYAWHGKHHVAQIEVAINQK, from the coding sequence ATAGATAAAAATATTTTCCCAATTGGAAAATTTACTTTTGATGAAAATACAGCAAAGAAGAATATTAAACAATATATAAAAGATATTGAGGAATTACCTAAGCTATTGAAAGTAGCTTTAAAGAAAGTAGACAAGAAAAATAAAAACACCTCATACCGAGATGGTGGCTGGACAATAGAACAAATAATTCATCATACAGCAGATAGCCACATGAATGCTTTTATTAGATTTAAACTAGCTTTGACAGAAACGGCACCAATAATTAAACCATATAGCCAAAACTTATTTGCAGAAACTACAGATATTTTTGCATCAGACTTAAAATCATCATATAGAATTTTAAAAGGATTACACAAAAGATGGTCAGTGCTTTTGCAAAATATGAGCGATAGCGATTTTAAGAATTACTACGTTCATCCTGAGTATAAAGTTGAATTTTCGTTGTTGCATGCATTGGCATTGTATGCATGGCATGGCAAACACCATGTTGCTCAAATAGAAGTTGCTATCAATCAAAAATAA
- the yidC gene encoding membrane protein insertase YidC, with protein MDKNTVTGIVLIILIWLVMSIYNTNQQKKFEEQKKKTQQTQIVKDSTSTKDSVNISNTNIVDTSANNTQIAADFGVFSNSASGTQENIVIENKDCIFTFSSKGAVLTKVELKNYKTYFQKPLILFSQNPEDFNFSLLINSAKKSIETSELYFTSNQKSTKIANNQALELVFNADNKYQHIYKIPSEGYILDFTAKANGLEKEIPQNAEVISLKWNQVLHSQERNLKEERIMSGVYYSDNEKNVDDIGLTKDKDQSIETPIQWISFSQKFFNTAIITESQNILANAQVKTTTGNDTTNIIKYLNANLKFPFGKNNNYELKTKIYVGPNSFKELKQFKNGMQKIIPIGGSVLGWINKFLVIPIFNFLHNFIPNYGIIILILAIIIKLITLPFTYKSQLSMVKMRVLKPELDELREKYGKDQATFGAKQMELYQQTGVSPFGGCLPMLLQWPFLIAMYRFFPSALELRQEKFLWANDLSTYDAFIKLPFNIPMLGDHLSLFAILGVVTSFAMTLYTMKNQPQQQGGGEFAEAMQKQMKIMQYIFPFMILFFFNSSSSALSYYFFLFNSLSLLQQWLMTRFLIDETAIRTQIEYNKKNPKKKSNFQQRMEEMMKQQQQIKNQKK; from the coding sequence ATGGACAAAAATACAGTTACAGGCATTGTTTTAATTATTTTGATTTGGTTGGTAATGAGCATATACAATACCAATCAACAGAAAAAGTTTGAGGAACAAAAGAAAAAAACACAACAAACACAAATAGTAAAAGATAGCACTTCAACTAAGGATAGTGTAAATATATCAAACACAAATATTGTAGATACTTCAGCAAATAATACACAAATTGCTGCTGATTTTGGCGTGTTTTCAAACTCAGCTTCTGGCACACAGGAAAATATAGTTATAGAAAATAAAGATTGTATTTTTACCTTTTCTAGTAAAGGCGCAGTTCTTACAAAAGTTGAGCTAAAAAATTACAAAACATATTTCCAAAAACCTTTAATTCTTTTTAGCCAAAATCCAGAAGATTTTAATTTCTCTTTATTGATTAATTCTGCAAAAAAATCAATAGAAACATCAGAATTATATTTTACAAGCAATCAGAAATCAACAAAAATTGCAAATAATCAGGCATTAGAATTAGTATTTAATGCAGACAATAAGTATCAACACATTTACAAAATTCCATCAGAAGGTTATATTCTTGATTTTACAGCAAAAGCAAATGGTTTAGAAAAAGAAATTCCACAAAATGCGGAAGTAATAAGTTTAAAATGGAATCAAGTATTGCATTCGCAAGAAAGAAACCTAAAGGAAGAAAGAATAATGAGTGGTGTCTATTACAGTGATAATGAAAAAAATGTAGATGACATCGGACTTACCAAAGACAAAGACCAAAGTATTGAAACACCAATTCAGTGGATATCATTTTCTCAAAAATTCTTCAATACAGCAATAATAACTGAAAGTCAAAATATCTTGGCAAATGCGCAAGTAAAAACAACAACAGGAAATGATACAACAAATATTATAAAATATCTGAATGCCAACCTTAAATTTCCTTTTGGAAAAAATAACAATTACGAACTAAAAACAAAAATTTACGTAGGACCAAACAGCTTTAAAGAATTAAAACAATTTAAAAATGGAATGCAAAAAATCATTCCAATTGGTGGAAGTGTATTAGGATGGATAAATAAATTCTTAGTTATTCCAATTTTTAATTTCTTGCACAATTTTATTCCAAACTACGGCATTATAATTTTGATTTTAGCAATAATAATTAAATTAATAACCTTACCATTTACCTATAAATCACAATTATCTATGGTAAAAATGCGTGTATTAAAGCCAGAATTAGATGAGTTAAGAGAAAAATATGGCAAAGACCAAGCGACTTTTGGCGCAAAACAAATGGAATTATATCAACAAACAGGCGTAAGTCCATTTGGTGGTTGTCTACCAATGTTGTTGCAATGGCCATTCCTAATTGCTATGTATCGCTTTTTTCCATCAGCACTAGAATTAAGACAAGAAAAATTCCTATGGGCAAATGACTTATCTACATATGATGCATTTATAAAATTACCTTTTAATATTCCAATGCTTGGAGATCATCTTAGTTTGTTCGCAATTTTAGGTGTTGTTACCTCATTTGCCATGACATTATATACTATGAAAAACCAACCACAACAACAAGGTGGAGGTGAATTTGCAGAAGCAATGCAAAAACAAATGAAAATCATGCAATACATATTTCCATTCATGATATTGTTTTTCTTCAATAGTTCATCATCAGCATTGAGTTATTATTTCTTCTTATTCAACTCATTATCATTACTACAACAATGGTTAATGACTAGATTTCTAATAGATGAAACAGCTATCAGAACCCAGATAGAATACAATAAAAAGAATCCAAAGAAAAAATCAAATTTCCAACAAAGAATGGAAGAAATGATGAAACAACAACAACAGATAAAAAATCAAAAAAAATAA
- a CDS encoding PKD domain-containing protein: MKQILLLLLIVFSSIIFAENNQKNNISAGKCGTIAPSKEWENVFQKQLQKFKTNNQNARTENSIVIPVIVHVVYNLYSDLSQNIPKAQIDSQFAILNRNFSGQSSYINNVPSVFSGFVANTGITFCPAKIAPDGQVLSEPGIERINRTSIGASTPSGSGWLNTYIDELIKPRTIWDPSIYLNIWIVPRARSSNGSLLGYATFPTMTGLDGILDENEKVINTDGIVCVSYAFGKSINNDPDYNDGGTATHEIGHWLGLRHIWGDDECGDDFCNDTPTHQEENYGCPTFPKMNTCGGAPYGEMFMNYMDYVNDNCSNMFTENQKERMQTTMQNGYLRSSLLNSPVCDTILPLPLANFLDTQITQTRCASSAVFNFADKSFWSYNATSWSWTFQDGTPATSSQKDPKNITFNSPGSKNVTLTVVTPKGTSTTTRQINVVFSNIVNLPILENFEGNVFPPSGWNFFKRTTNVYHNWEIREGYSAYGIGNKSMIYNNTEFNGNKRKDDIMSPRFSTVGQTNLKINFDVAYTPFYGDAGSGTIETINDTLEVLLTDNCGSTFTSVYKKGGSDLATFLPGMGDEFYPTTNQWRKDSIIIPASFLNKAEVQVVFRNYGLWGHTIYLDNINVTGPIQNPIPNFTLSKSSICVGENVLLTNTTSGAVDSVRWKITGGTPNSSASTTTVNPSFNSAGTYNITLFIFKDTYKDSITKSITVTNKPTPTINPSSTSVCPGTSVTLTASGASTYVWNNGSTTNPLITTINNNSVFKVVGTTNGCSSDSVSITINAKTKPTVSVNSSNIQICPGESATFNASGATTYAWSNGQTGNSITVSPTNNTTYKVAGTTDGCTSDSVQVSVTIKAKPTVNVTPQNTTICAGQSATLTASGAATYGWSNGQSGTSISVSPTATTIYKVAGTASNGCKSDSVSATVTITTTNPTVTITKNPNISTICEGDSITLTASGANNYTWNTTQTTASIKVAPSTQTTYSVNGSLTGCPTLSGNANTTINVNAKPSVGTISRDASINWDTIFISPANGTNYLWFLNNAVTPIANTTVPYYSTTSSGNGNYTVQVVDANGCKSDKSASFNVVVTSIRNNAASIGLKIYPNPNYGVFTIELNAQKYSTYELSVTSVSGRNIYNETFDAYSGLNNKKIQLQNIDSGIYFLSLKNEDGISTFQLLIK; the protein is encoded by the coding sequence ATGAAACAAATACTTCTACTCTTATTAATCGTATTCTCTTCTATTATTTTTGCTGAGAATAACCAAAAGAATAACATTTCAGCTGGTAAATGTGGAACAATAGCACCAAGTAAAGAATGGGAAAATGTATTTCAAAAACAACTCCAAAAGTTTAAAACTAACAATCAAAATGCAAGAACAGAAAACAGTATTGTTATTCCTGTTATTGTACATGTTGTATATAATTTATATTCAGATTTGAGTCAAAATATTCCTAAAGCTCAAATAGACTCACAGTTTGCAATTTTAAATAGAAATTTTTCTGGACAAAGTAGTTATATTAATAATGTTCCAAGTGTGTTTAGTGGTTTTGTTGCTAACACTGGAATTACTTTTTGTCCTGCAAAAATAGCTCCAGATGGACAAGTACTATCAGAACCTGGAATAGAAAGAATAAATAGAACTAGTATAGGTGCATCAACACCTAGTGGAAGTGGTTGGTTAAACACATATATTGACGAACTAATAAAACCTAGAACTATTTGGGATCCATCAATATATTTGAATATATGGATAGTTCCTAGAGCAAGAAGCTCTAATGGTTCATTATTAGGTTATGCTACATTCCCAACTATGACAGGATTAGATGGTATACTTGATGAAAATGAAAAAGTTATAAATACTGATGGTATAGTATGTGTCTCATATGCATTTGGTAAAAGTATAAATAATGATCCAGACTATAATGATGGTGGCACAGCAACACACGAAATTGGACATTGGCTAGGATTAAGACATATTTGGGGAGATGATGAATGCGGAGATGATTTCTGTAATGATACACCAACTCATCAGGAAGAAAATTATGGATGTCCGACTTTTCCCAAAATGAATACATGTGGTGGAGCACCTTATGGAGAAATGTTTATGAACTATATGGATTATGTAAATGACAATTGTTCAAATATGTTTACAGAGAATCAAAAAGAAAGAATGCAAACTACCATGCAAAATGGATATCTTCGTTCTTCATTACTTAATTCTCCAGTATGTGATACAATCTTACCATTACCTTTAGCTAACTTCCTTGATACTCAAATTACACAAACTAGATGTGCAAGCTCAGCAGTATTTAATTTTGCTGATAAATCATTTTGGTCATACAACGCAACTTCATGGTCGTGGACATTTCAAGATGGAACTCCAGCAACATCCAGTCAAAAAGATCCAAAAAACATTACATTTAATTCTCCGGGTTCAAAAAATGTAACACTTACAGTTGTAACACCAAAGGGTACTTCAACAACTACGAGACAAATAAATGTAGTTTTTTCTAACATCGTTAATTTACCAATACTAGAAAATTTTGAAGGAAATGTATTTCCTCCATCTGGATGGAATTTCTTCAAACGTACAACGAATGTATATCATAATTGGGAAATTAGAGAAGGGTATAGCGCATACGGAATTGGAAATAAAAGCATGATATATAACAATACAGAGTTTAATGGTAACAAAAGAAAAGACGATATTATGTCTCCAAGGTTTAGTACAGTTGGGCAAACAAATTTAAAAATTAATTTTGATGTTGCATATACACCGTTTTATGGTGATGCAGGTAGTGGCACAATTGAAACTATAAATGATACTTTAGAAGTTTTGTTAACAGATAATTGCGGATCTACATTTACTTCAGTATATAAAAAAGGTGGAAGTGATTTAGCAACTTTTTTACCAGGGATGGGCGATGAATTTTATCCTACTACAAATCAATGGAGAAAAGATAGCATAATAATACCTGCGAGTTTCTTAAATAAAGCAGAAGTTCAGGTAGTTTTTAGAAATTATGGACTTTGGGGACATACCATATATTTAGATAATATCAATGTAACAGGTCCTATTCAAAATCCAATTCCTAATTTTACATTAAGTAAATCATCAATTTGTGTTGGAGAAAATGTATTATTGACAAACACTACTTCAGGTGCTGTTGATTCTGTTAGATGGAAAATTACAGGTGGAACACCAAATTCATCAGCATCTACAACTACAGTAAATCCAAGCTTTAATAGTGCAGGCACTTATAATATTACCTTATTTATATTTAAAGATACTTATAAAGATTCTATTACTAAATCAATCACGGTTACTAACAAACCAACACCAACAATTAATCCAAGTAGCACTTCTGTTTGTCCTGGTACTTCAGTTACATTAACAGCAAGTGGTGCATCAACTTATGTTTGGAATAATGGTTCCACTACAAACCCATTAATAACTACAATAAATAATAACTCAGTTTTCAAAGTTGTAGGTACTACTAATGGTTGCTCATCAGATTCTGTTTCAATTACAATAAATGCAAAAACAAAACCAACTGTTTCAGTAAATAGTTCTAATATTCAAATTTGCCCAGGAGAAAGTGCAACATTTAATGCAAGTGGAGCAACAACTTATGCTTGGAGCAATGGTCAAACAGGAAATTCAATTACAGTTTCTCCAACAAATAATACTACCTACAAAGTTGCAGGTACAACAGATGGTTGTACATCTGATAGTGTTCAAGTAAGTGTAACTATAAAAGCAAAACCTACAGTGAATGTAACTCCACAAAATACTACTATATGTGCAGGACAATCTGCAACACTTACTGCATCTGGTGCAGCAACTTATGGTTGGAGTAATGGTCAATCTGGAACATCTATTTCAGTTTCGCCAACAGCAACTACAATTTATAAAGTTGCAGGTACAGCAAGTAATGGTTGTAAATCAGATTCTGTTAGTGCAACTGTAACAATCACAACAACAAATCCTACAGTTACTATTACTAAAAATCCAAATATAAGTACAATTTGCGAAGGCGATAGCATCACTTTAACTGCATCAGGTGCTAATAATTATACATGGAATACTACACAAACAACTGCATCTATTAAAGTGGCACCATCTACACAAACTACATATTCTGTTAATGGTTCATTGACTGGTTGTCCAACACTTTCTGGTAATGCAAATACTACAATAAACGTGAATGCAAAACCATCAGTTGGAACAATTTCAAGAGATGCATCAATAAATTGGGATACCATCTTTATTAGTCCAGCAAATGGAACAAACTACTTATGGTTTTTAAACAATGCTGTTACACCAATTGCAAACACAACTGTACCATATTATTCTACGACATCAAGTGGTAATGGAAATTATACAGTTCAAGTTGTAGATGCTAATGGTTGTAAATCTGACAAGTCTGCATCATTTAATGTAGTGGTTACTTCTATTAGAAATAATGCAGCATCAATAGGTTTGAAAATTTATCCTAATCCAAATTATGGTGTATTTACAATTGAATTGAATGCTCAAAAATATTCAACATATGAATT